The region GTGCAGCATTCGCCCGTTCTGCAATCAGCATGGTCAAACTCCGAATTCTGGCTGCAAGTTTTGGCATATTTATAACAAAATTATTAAACTCATTAACAAAAGGCAACAGGACAAAAGAGGTAATTACCACAAGGGTCAGTCCAGTCAGGATAAAAACGATAAGAATAGCCGCACCGCGGGGTAAACAGGATTTATACGGGAAGAGAGGTATTGACGCGACTTTGTTAACAAGCGGGTTGAGCACAAACGCCACTACGGTGGCTACAATAATCGGCAGATAAATTGTACTTACCTGGTGCAACATATATAGCCCTAAGGCCACAATAACAATTTTTATCCAAAATGCAGGCGATTTCAGCATCTTCATAACCAGGTTATTGAATAAAGGGATTATGTTTACGTTCCCAACCAATTGTCGTTTCCGGGCCATGACCCGGCAGCACCCTGACATCATCGTCCAGTGTCAGCAAATGGTCTTTGATACTGGTGATTAGCTGACTGTAAGAACCCCCGGGAAAATCAGTCCGGCCTATCGACTCAGCAAACAGAGTATCACCGGCAACTAAAATTTTTCCAACTAACAGGCAAATGCCGCCAGGCGTATGTCCTGGTGTGTGCAATACTTTTAATTCAATGCTGCCAATGTTAATAGTATCTCCATGATTGAGCAGCCGGTCAGCCGCCGGGCAAACAAAGCTGTTGCCGATAAACATCGAGAGATTGTGTTGGGCACTGGTCAGCATAACGGCATCGGCATGATGAATAAGAATTTTTGCGCCAGTAGCTTGTTGAACGGCAGCATTAGCAGCAATATGGTCGGCATGACCATGAGTATTAATAATATACTCCACCTTGAGTCCCAACTTGTTAACTTCAGCAATTACTGACTCGGCACTGCCACCAGGATCAATTATACCTGCTTTTAATGTTTGTTCACAATATACTATATAGCAATTAGTACCAAGGCTTCCTACTTCCAGTTGAATTATTTTCATTTAATCACACTCCTATTAAAACAACCGTTTACTGTCAAGCAACATGGTTACCGGCCCATGATTGGTCAATCGAATGATCATTTCGGTTTGGAACTGCCCGCAGGATACGCCTATTTCCTGATCACGGCACAACTGAACAAAAGTTTCATAAAGCGCCCTAGCTGCCTGTGGCTGGGCAGCAGCATCAAAGCTCGGTCTGCGGCCTTTTCGGCAATCGCCGTATAAAGTAAATTGAGAAACAACTAAAAGCTCACCATTAATTTCTTTAAGGGATAAATTCATTTTTCCCGCTGCATCAGGAAA is a window of Sporomusaceae bacterium ACPt DNA encoding:
- the gloC gene encoding Hydroxyacylglutathione hydrolase GloC, with product MKIIQLEVGSLGTNCYIVYCEQTLKAGIIDPGGSAESVIAEVNKLGLKVEYIINTHGHADHIAANAAVQQATGAKILIHHADAVMLTSAQHNLSMFIGNSFVCPAADRLLNHGDTINIGSIELKVLHTPGHTPGGICLLVGKILVAGDTLFAESIGRTDFPGGSYSQLITSIKDHLLTLDDDVRVLPGHGPETTIGWERKHNPFIQ
- the dtd gene encoding D-aminoacyl-tRNA deacylase; this encodes MRAVVQRTDTASVMVEEQVVSSIKKGLTVFLGVGEDDTEQDAKYLAEKIVNLRIFPDAAGKMNLSLKEINGELLVVSQFTLYGDCRKGRRPSFDAAAQPQAARALYETFVQLCRDQEIGVSCGQFQTEMIIRLTNHGPVTMLLDSKRLF